The Arthrobacter zhaoxinii sequence CAGTTCTCCTCGCACCGCGACCGCCCCTTCTTCGACCTCACGGCCCGGGTTGCCGCATCCTCCCCGGCGCGCGTGGTGGATCTTGGCTGCGGCACGGGCGTCCTCACTGCAGCGCTCGCCGCCCGCTGGCCGCAGGCGCAGGTCACCGGTCTGGACTCCTCGCAGGACATGGTCGACGCCGCCCGGACACTGGAGGATGCGCCGTCGAACCTGGACTTTGTGCACGGCAGGATTGAGGACTGGAATCCGGAACCCGGCACGGACGTGGTGGTCTCCAACGCCGCGCTGCAGTGGGTGCCGGGCCACCGGGACCTCCTGCGGCGGTGGGCCAAGCAGCTCGACGCCGGCGCGTGGCTGGCGGTGCAGGTGCCGGGCAACTTCACCGCGCCCTCCCATGTGCTGATGCGGGAACTGGCGGCGAGCGCCGCCTGGGCGCCGAAGCTGGACGGGGTGCTGCGCCATGCCGACGCCGTGGACGAGCCGGAGGATTACCTGGCCCTCTTCACCGAGGCCGGGTTCGAGGCGGATGTCTGGGAAACCAGCTACGCCCAGGTCCTGACCGGGGAGGATCCGGTACTGGAATGGGTGCGGGGCACAGCCCTGCGTCCGGTCATCAACGCCCTGTCCGCCGAGGACTTCGCCGCCTTCGAGGCCGAATACGCTTCCCTGCTGCGGACGGCCTACCCGCAGCACGCCTGGGGAACCGTCTTCCCGTTCCGGAGGCTCTTTATGGTGGGCCGGAAGGCGGCCTAGCGGCAGACCGGAGCGCGGCTGCTACCAGCCGCGCTCTTTCCACTCCCGCAGGTGCGGCCGCTCGGCGCCCAGGGTGGTGCCGGCGCCGTGACCGGGGTGCACCACGGTGTCATCCGGCAGATAATCGAACACACGTTCGAATACGTCGCGGTACAGCTGCGCAAAGCGCTCCGGATCCTTCTGCGTGTTGCCCAGCCCGCCGGGGAAGAGGGAATCTCCGGTGAACAGGTGGGCGGGGCCGTGCGGGTCCCGGTAGAGCAGGGCCACGGAGCCCGGGGTGTGGCCGCGCAGCGAGATCGCCTCCAGCTCAAAGTCGGGGAACGTGCCGGTGTCCCCGTGGTCCAGGGGAACAACCGTGGGCACCTCAATGTCGGGAATGTCCGCCGTGCCGGCTGCGGTCCGCGCGCCGGTGGCCGCCACCGTTTCGGCGAGCGCCCGGACGTGGTCCCAGTGGCTGTGCGTGGTGATGACCAGTTCCAGCTTCGCCGGAACCGCGGCATCCTGCGCCCCGTCGGCCAGCAGCCGCTGGATGGCGGGGAAGTCGGCGGCGGCGTCGATAAGCACCTGCGCGCCGGACGCCTTCCCGGTGAGCAGGTAGACGTTGTTGTCCATGTCGCTGACGGACACGCTGCGGATAGTGATGTTCTCCAGATCCTCCATTCGGCCAGTCTAGCGAGGCACTCGGCGCAGGGGACCTATTGTCTGCGCTCGCGGACGGGCGTACGTTGCAAGGATGCTTCTGAGGCTGGTCCGGGAAAACCTCGCCCCCTACAAAGGCGCGGTGGCCGCCGTCGTTCTCCTGCAGCTGCTGCAGACCGTAGCCACGCTGTATCTGCCCACCCTGAACGCCGACATCATTGACCGCGGTGTGGTCACCGGGGATACCGGCGTCATCATGCAGGTAGGCGGATGGATGCTTGCCGTCACGGCGGGCCAGGTCGTGTGTTCGGTTGCGGCCACCTATCTTGCCTCCCGGGTGGCCATGAGCGCCGGCCGGAATATCCGGGCAGCGCTGTTCACCAACGTGGAGACCTTCTCCTCCCGGGAAGTCGGCCTGTTCGGGCCGCCGTCACTGATCACCCGCACCACCAATGATGTGCAGCAGGTGCAGATGACGCTGCTGATGACCTTCACCATGATGGTCTCGGCTCCCATCATGGGCGTGGGCGGGGTCCTGCTGGCCCTGAACCAGGACATTCCGCTCTCCGGCATCCTGCTGCTGATCCTGCCCGCCCTGTTCCTGGTGATCGGGCTGGTCCTGCGGAGGCTGATTCCCCTGTTCCGGCGGGCCCAGCGGCAGATCGACAGGGTCAACTCGGTGCTGCGGGAACAGATCATGGGCATCAGCGTCATCCGGGCCTTCATCCGGGAGCACTCCGAGCAGGACCGCTTCGCCGGAGCGAACAGGGACCTCACTCAGACCCAGCTGCGGGTCAGCCAGCTGCTGGCCCTGCTGTTTCCCGCCGCCATGCTGGTCGCCAACCTCGCCACGGTCGCGGTGGTCTGGTTCGGCGCCTTCCGGATCGACGCCGGACAGATGCAGATCGGTGCGCTCACCGCCTTTATTGCCTACATCATGCAGATCCTCGTGGCCGTCATGATGTCCATGTTCATGATCATGATGCTTCCCCGCGCCGCGGTGTGTGCCGAACGCATCTTCGAGGTGCTGGATACCCGCACCAGCGTCTCCGATGCCCCCGGGGCGGGAGAGCTGGCGTACGACGGCGGACGGCTCACCTTTACGGATGTCGGCTACAGCTACCCGGGGGCGGAGGATCCGGTGCTGTTCAACCTCAGCTTCGAAGCCCTGCCGGGGGAGACCACCGCCATCATCGGTTCCACCGGGGCAGGGAAGACCACACTGCTGCATCTGGTTCCGCGGCTGCTCGACTCCACATCCGGCAGCATCGCCGTGGACGGGCAGGACATTGCCGGGGTCACGCTCTCCTCACTGCGGCGCGGCATCGGCCTCGTGCCGCAGCGGGCGTACCTGTTCAGCGGCACCATTGCCTCGAACCTGCGCTTCGGCCGGCCGGAGGCCACCGACGCTGAACTCTGGGAGGCGCTGGAGACCGCGCAGGCGGCGGACTTCGTGCGGACGTCCGAGGGAGGACTGGACCACCGCGTGGAGCAGGGCGGGTCCAACTTCTCCGGGGGACAGCGCCAACGCCTGGCCATTGCCCGGGCTCTGGTGGTCCGGCCGTCCATTTACCTGTTCGATGACAGCTTCTCCGCCCTCGACTTCGCCACCGACGCCCGGCTGCGGGCGGCGCTGAAGCCGCAGACCCGGAACGCAACGGTCATCGTGGTCGCCCAGCGGGTGAACACCATCACCGACGCCGCCCGGATCATCGTGCTGGAGGAAGGACGGATAGCGGGGCAGGGAACCCATGCCGAGCTGATGGAGTCCTCGGACACCTACCGGGAGATCGTCGCGTCGCAGCTGACCGCGGAGGAAGTCGCATGAGCACCCCGGGGGTACGGGGACGCCCGGGGGCTCCTGCAACGGCCAGGCCGGAGAACTTTGCCGCCAGTGTCCGGCCGATCCTGGGGCTGATGGCACCGGACCGGGTACGGGT is a genomic window containing:
- a CDS encoding trans-aconitate 2-methyltransferase; this encodes MKWDPEKYTQFSSHRDRPFFDLTARVAASSPARVVDLGCGTGVLTAALAARWPQAQVTGLDSSQDMVDAARTLEDAPSNLDFVHGRIEDWNPEPGTDVVVSNAALQWVPGHRDLLRRWAKQLDAGAWLAVQVPGNFTAPSHVLMRELAASAAWAPKLDGVLRHADAVDEPEDYLALFTEAGFEADVWETSYAQVLTGEDPVLEWVRGTALRPVINALSAEDFAAFEAEYASLLRTAYPQHAWGTVFPFRRLFMVGRKAA
- a CDS encoding MBL fold metallo-hydrolase, producing MEDLENITIRSVSVSDMDNNVYLLTGKASGAQVLIDAAADFPAIQRLLADGAQDAAVPAKLELVITTHSHWDHVRALAETVAATGARTAAGTADIPDIEVPTVVPLDHGDTGTFPDFELEAISLRGHTPGSVALLYRDPHGPAHLFTGDSLFPGGLGNTQKDPERFAQLYRDVFERVFDYLPDDTVVHPGHGAGTTLGAERPHLREWKERGW
- a CDS encoding ABC transporter ATP-binding protein, whose amino-acid sequence is MLLRLVRENLAPYKGAVAAVVLLQLLQTVATLYLPTLNADIIDRGVVTGDTGVIMQVGGWMLAVTAGQVVCSVAATYLASRVAMSAGRNIRAALFTNVETFSSREVGLFGPPSLITRTTNDVQQVQMTLLMTFTMMVSAPIMGVGGVLLALNQDIPLSGILLLILPALFLVIGLVLRRLIPLFRRAQRQIDRVNSVLREQIMGISVIRAFIREHSEQDRFAGANRDLTQTQLRVSQLLALLFPAAMLVANLATVAVVWFGAFRIDAGQMQIGALTAFIAYIMQILVAVMMSMFMIMMLPRAAVCAERIFEVLDTRTSVSDAPGAGELAYDGGRLTFTDVGYSYPGAEDPVLFNLSFEALPGETTAIIGSTGAGKTTLLHLVPRLLDSTSGSIAVDGQDIAGVTLSSLRRGIGLVPQRAYLFSGTIASNLRFGRPEATDAELWEALETAQAADFVRTSEGGLDHRVEQGGSNFSGGQRQRLAIARALVVRPSIYLFDDSFSALDFATDARLRAALKPQTRNATVIVVAQRVNTITDAARIIVLEEGRIAGQGTHAELMESSDTYREIVASQLTAEEVA